The Schistocerca gregaria isolate iqSchGreg1 chromosome 2, iqSchGreg1.2, whole genome shotgun sequence genome contains the following window.
TGCCAGTCGGCCGCCGCCGCCTGCACCGGCGACTGCATGCGGCCGTGGTTCCTGACGAGCGCCGAGACGGCGACGCCGGGCGCGGCGAGCGCGTCCGTGGGTAGGGAGAACAGGTCGTAGCTGCTGAGCGGCGAGTAGAAGAGGCGGCGGGGCCCGGCGCGCGGCCGCGGCGACAGCGCCAGCGCGAACACGTTGTGGCGCAGCTCGGTGCGGCGCTGGCCCACCTGCACGAACGTGCTGTCGGCGCGCATGGTGCGGTCGCGCACCTTCCAGGCGCGGCTGTCGCGCGCGCTCACCACCACGATGCCCGGGTCGCTCGGGCTCGCGTCGCTCACGTACGCCACGTCGTCGTCGCCGACCACGACGTCGGCGAGCAGCGAGTCCGGGGCGAGCAGGCCGGGCTCGAACTGGACGGTGCGCTGCACGCGCCCGGTCTCCACGTCTATGACGAGCAGCTTGGGCGGGCAGCGCGCGTCCGCGTTGCCCGACTGCGTGTTGACACGGCCCGAGTCGGGCACCCACATCCTGCCGGCGGCGTCGATCTCGACGCTCTGCACGTACTGCAGCGCGGTGCAGTTGCCGACGGCCTGCATGTCCCAGGACGGGAAGGGGTCGAGCGGCGGCGAGTAGGCGCCCGGCGGCGCGGTGGCCGGCAGCGAGGCGAGCGTGGCCGGCACGCCCGGCAGCAGCCGCGGCACCGTCACGTACAGCCGGTCGCGCCACGCGCGGATGCCCGACAGCGCGCAGTTGACGGGCTGGAAGCGAGCGTCCGACAGCGCGCGCAGCCGCGCCGACTCGTCCGGCCACTTGAAGTCGAACTGGTTCCACATGTACACCTCTTTGAACTCGTTCAGCTCGGGCCTCTGCGCCGCGGCGACGCAGAGGAACGGCAGCAGCAGCACCAACCACCGCATGGTGCGACGGA
Protein-coding sequences here:
- the LOC126335102 gene encoding protein yellow-like → MRWLVLLLPFLCVAAAQRPELNEFKEVYMWNQFDFKWPDESARLRALSDARFQPVNCALSGIRAWRDRLYVTVPRLLPGVPATLASLPATAPPGAYSPPLDPFPSWDMQAVGNCTALQYVQSVEIDAAGRMWVPDSGRVNTQSGNADARCPPKLLVIDVETGRVQRTVQFEPGLLAPDSLLADVVVGDDDVAYVSDASPSDPGIVVVSARDSRAWKVRDRTMRADSTFVQVGQRRTELRHNVFALALSPRPRAGPRRLFYSPLSSYDLFSLPTDALAAPGVAVSALVRNHGRMQSPVQAAAADWHGNLYLGYLQQDAVARWDSSQPLAQARLLTQDPERLQWISSLAVDADRNLWVVSNRLQNFMAGTVNQQTPNYRVIRAFVDAKSYLYSDDAWTPQQGGAFTVPGAAATTRSSTSSFVTTTTVPPHADGGASASAVTVLLYSLLLLPMLVVLA